From Chloroflexota bacterium, one genomic window encodes:
- a CDS encoding LysR family transcriptional regulator produces the protein MLDLQKLRMFVAAAQSRNFTRAAEQLDLTQPTVSQQIQTLERELGVSLFERLSRGIELTAAGRALLPHAEQMIALERIAEQAVRAAAGQSERTLLLGVGNTLATYALPDLLQRFNWEHPAFVVHIGTGNTEQLLAQVISGEFELAMVGSPIVHTQLIIMPFLTTELVVIVSPDDPWARLKQINIEALHGRRMLLREEGSALQASVSELLNAQQIRPKQPIVLGNLEAIKRSVEVGLGIALVPAMAVRREVAAGRLRQIHLANVPTRRVYNVVHHRDRHITNAAQLFLDLLRKPLGPDTNE, from the coding sequence ATGTTGGATTTACAAAAATTACGGATGTTTGTGGCAGCGGCTCAAAGTCGCAATTTTACCCGTGCTGCCGAGCAACTTGACCTAACTCAACCGACCGTGAGCCAGCAAATTCAAACCCTTGAGCGCGAATTAGGTGTTAGTTTATTCGAGCGGCTAAGCCGTGGAATTGAGCTAACAGCGGCTGGGCGGGCACTCTTGCCGCATGCCGAGCAAATGATCGCCCTCGAACGGATTGCTGAGCAAGCGGTGCGGGCCGCCGCTGGTCAAAGCGAACGTACCTTGCTCTTAGGCGTTGGCAATACCTTGGCAACCTATGCCCTGCCCGATTTGCTGCAACGCTTCAACTGGGAACACCCTGCGTTTGTGGTGCATATTGGCACTGGCAACACTGAACAATTGCTGGCTCAAGTCATTTCGGGCGAGTTTGAATTGGCCATGGTTGGCTCGCCAATTGTGCATACTCAATTGATTATTATGCCGTTTTTGACGACTGAATTGGTCGTGATTGTCAGCCCTGATGACCCATGGGCACGCTTAAAACAAATTAACATCGAGGCCTTGCACGGGCGACGCATGCTCTTGCGCGAGGAAGGCTCAGCCTTGCAAGCCAGCGTCAGCGAATTGCTCAATGCCCAGCAAATTCGCCCCAAACAGCCAATTGTGCTAGGCAATTTAGAGGCGATCAAGCGGTCGGTTGAGGTTGGCTTGGGCATCGCCTTAGTGCCAGCCATGGCCGTGCGGCGCGAAGTGGCGGCTGGGCGTTTGCGCCAAATTCATTTAGCCAATGTACCAACCCGCCGCGTTTATAACGTCGTGCATCATCGTGACCGCCATATTACCAATGCCGCTCAACTATTTCTTGACCTTTTGCGCAAACCCTTGGGTCCTGATACTAACGAATGA
- a CDS encoding sigma-70 family RNA polymerase sigma factor, which translates to MTDAERQWVSAAKDGDVEAFNQLVRMYEGRVYGLAYRMLGDSDSAADVAQDTFISAFKAIKRFREGSFAAWLLRIATNACYDVLRAQKRRRTTSMDQLLAGDDDSPGEQFEDQSLPLDQHMINRELQAAIQAGLATLPEDQRAVLIMCDIQGFAYEEIAAATDTQLGTVKSRLSRARAKLRDYLKSRELLPTAER; encoded by the coding sequence ATGACCGATGCAGAACGACAATGGGTTAGCGCCGCCAAAGATGGCGACGTTGAAGCCTTCAATCAATTAGTGCGGATGTACGAAGGGCGAGTCTATGGCTTGGCGTATCGTATGCTTGGCGATAGCGATAGCGCCGCCGATGTAGCCCAAGATACCTTTATCTCAGCATTTAAGGCGATCAAGCGTTTTCGCGAAGGCTCGTTTGCCGCTTGGCTGCTGCGCATCGCCACTAATGCTTGCTACGATGTGTTGCGAGCACAAAAACGCCGCCGTACCACCTCGATGGATCAATTGCTCGCTGGCGATGATGATAGTCCAGGCGAGCAATTCGAGGACCAATCGTTGCCGCTCGATCAGCATATGATCAATCGCGAGTTGCAGGCAGCGATTCAAGCAGGCTTAGCAACCTTGCCTGAAGATCAACGCGCAGTCTTAATTATGTGTGATATTCAAGGCTTTGCCTACGAAGAAATCGCGGCGGCTACTGATACCCAACTGGGGACGGTCAAATCGCGGCTCAGTCGCGCACGGGCAAAGTTACGCGATTATCTTAAAAGTCGGGAACTTTTGCCAACTGCCGAACGTTAA
- a CDS encoding glycosyltransferase yields the protein MRWLAWCYLLDRCWRWLVIRRFFAKPKPPAPKHWPSIDLIQPLTHGVFDLAKTLQQRLDLRYAGQLQHYWIVDQADSQTLAVCSALQKKHSEQRITIIQVAPDWGQRASKLVKLQAALAQANSEVLWFIDDDVSLPVDGLSQGLPYLFQPQVGAMFGLACYVNWRNLPSALMSNFVNANALPSYIGLAALTEPYTITGHQFALQRHIFEQIGGFSGMQGRIDDDHELARRVQAHGLRNLQTPLIYQVDNYFVNLPAYLQQMQRWFTIPRVLMLPHLSQHDQFVTSLTSLAQPIPTILALARMRQPKLWPWLVACLLAQLSLQGWQIRRYCQTKAPWWAWPLSIIGALLDPLLMLWGLLGDDTIVWRGERIRLRRSASAQWLGKEQDHD from the coding sequence ATGCGTTGGTTGGCTTGGTGCTATCTGCTTGATCGCTGTTGGCGTTGGCTGGTGATTCGACGGTTTTTTGCTAAACCCAAACCGCCAGCACCCAAGCATTGGCCAAGTATTGATCTGATTCAGCCATTAACCCACGGGGTGTTTGATTTAGCCAAAACCTTGCAACAGCGTCTCGATTTGCGCTATGCAGGCCAACTTCAACATTATTGGATTGTCGATCAAGCTGATAGTCAAACATTAGCAGTGTGTTCTGCTTTACAGAAAAAACATTCTGAGCAGCGCATTACCATTATCCAAGTTGCGCCAGATTGGGGCCAACGCGCTTCGAAGTTGGTTAAATTGCAAGCTGCGCTAGCCCAAGCCAACTCTGAGGTGCTGTGGTTTATTGATGATGATGTCAGCTTGCCCGTTGATGGCTTGAGCCAAGGCCTACCCTATTTGTTCCAGCCGCAGGTTGGGGCAATGTTTGGTTTGGCTTGCTATGTGAATTGGCGCAATTTACCGTCGGCGTTGATGAGCAATTTTGTTAACGCTAACGCCTTGCCCAGCTATATCGGCTTGGCAGCTTTGACCGAGCCATACACAATTACTGGGCATCAATTTGCTTTGCAACGCCATATTTTTGAACAAATTGGCGGGTTTAGTGGCATGCAAGGGCGAATTGATGATGATCATGAGTTAGCGCGGCGGGTGCAGGCCCATGGTCTGCGCAATCTGCAAACGCCATTAATCTATCAGGTCGATAATTATTTTGTAAATTTACCAGCCTATCTTCAGCAAATGCAGCGTTGGTTTACGATTCCTCGTGTTCTGATGTTGCCTCATCTAAGCCAGCACGACCAATTTGTGACCAGTTTGACCAGCCTTGCCCAGCCGATTCCCACAATTTTAGCCTTGGCACGCATGCGCCAGCCAAAACTATGGCCTTGGCTGGTGGCATGTTTATTGGCGCAATTGAGCTTGCAGGGTTGGCAAATTCGGCGCTATTGCCAAACCAAAGCGCCATGGTGGGCTTGGCCACTGAGTATCATTGGTGCGTTGCTTGATCCCTTGCTGATGCTGTGGGGGTTGCTGGGCGATGATACGATTGTTTGGCGTGGTGAGCGGATTCGGTTGCGGCGTTCGGCCTCGGCTCAGTGGTTGGGCAAGGAGCAAGATCATGATTAA
- a CDS encoding HAMP domain-containing histidine kinase has translation MKKFKRPKIVALAVRLTITMVAVSVLPLALIALIILLGVRISEADRRSLELNNQLELYVAFAEQLIASDGDLQSASNILLSRPVGSGDGAIRVFGSAGQIFGANGSNSAFPSRAAASQFVTSIPTVFVAETRGRRYVAGQVRWQQKVVGVIEVSQSVEDEDRLLRVLIRFVFISIGLAFAAAFLGSSLVARWLARMIGQLRETAEQVANGDLTERALERGPAEFVQLARSINTMTDQLAERLSRIEQQSEAQRRFYRDVSHELRTPMMALGGYLENIEDSENADEQAQSIRAMQAEIARLARLADELLRSDAQPSLTLGPKQTLDLGAMIHELVQNLSGRAQRSGVELLAQVPPRPIAVEADRDRLKQALLNLFDNALRATPPGGQISMRVSLTADQVVIDVQDTGEGIPTALCEAIWERGVRGAEGGSGLGLAIVRTILRAHGGEALLIPSEQGAHIQLRLPIDG, from the coding sequence ATGAAGAAATTTAAACGCCCAAAAATTGTAGCCTTGGCCGTCCGCCTCACAATCACGATGGTGGCGGTCAGTGTCTTGCCATTGGCATTAATTGCATTGATTATTCTGCTGGGTGTCCGTATCAGCGAAGCCGATCGCCGCAGCTTAGAATTAAATAATCAGCTTGAATTGTATGTGGCCTTTGCTGAGCAATTGATTGCCAGCGATGGCGATTTGCAATCAGCCAGTAATATTTTGTTGAGTCGGCCAGTTGGGAGTGGTGATGGTGCGATTCGGGTATTTGGTAGTGCTGGCCAGATTTTTGGAGCCAATGGCTCAAACTCGGCTTTTCCCAGCCGTGCTGCCGCCAGTCAATTTGTGACCAGCATTCCAACGGTGTTTGTGGCCGAAACTCGTGGTCGGCGCTATGTGGCGGGCCAAGTGCGTTGGCAGCAAAAAGTTGTGGGGGTAATCGAGGTTTCGCAAAGCGTCGAAGATGAAGATCGCTTGTTGCGGGTGTTGATTCGTTTTGTGTTTATTTCGATTGGTTTGGCTTTTGCGGCGGCCTTTTTAGGCTCTTCGTTGGTGGCTCGTTGGTTGGCTCGGATGATTGGCCAATTGCGTGAAACGGCTGAGCAAGTGGCCAATGGCGATTTGACTGAGCGGGCACTTGAACGCGGCCCCGCTGAATTTGTGCAATTAGCACGTTCAATCAACACCATGACCGACCAATTGGCCGAGCGTTTATCGCGGATCGAGCAGCAATCTGAGGCTCAGCGGCGCTTTTACCGTGATGTTTCGCATGAATTGCGCACGCCAATGATGGCCTTGGGCGGCTACTTGGAAAATATCGAGGATTCCGAGAACGCCGATGAACAAGCTCAATCGATTCGCGCAATGCAGGCCGAAATTGCCCGTTTGGCCCGTTTAGCCGATGAGCTTTTGCGCAGCGATGCCCAACCAAGCCTAACCCTTGGCCCCAAACAAACCCTTGATCTTGGTGCGATGATCCACGAGTTGGTGCAGAATTTGAGTGGGCGGGCGCAGCGGAGCGGGGTTGAATTATTGGCCCAAGTTCCGCCGCGCCCAATTGCAGTCGAGGCCGATCGTGATCGCTTGAAGCAGGCTTTATTAAATTTGTTTGATAATGCTTTGCGGGCCACCCCACCTGGCGGCCAAATTAGCATGCGCGTCAGTTTGACCGCTGATCAGGTGGTGATTGATGTGCAAGATACTGGCGAAGGAATTCCGACGGCTTTGTGCGAGGCGATTTGGGAGCGGGGAGTGCGTGGCGCTGAAGGTGGCTCAGGCTTAGGCTTAGCCATTGTCCGCACGATTTTGCGTGCTCATGGTGGCGAAGCTCTGCTGATTCCCAGTGAGCAAGGTGCCCATATTCAATTAAGATTGCCAATTGATGGGTAA
- a CDS encoding glycosyltransferase: protein MIKRAWMVLCGLMLGQRCWKWWQVWRFFGKPTPAMQHAPATTLVSLLQPILSGDPHLATCLRANLNAPSSYKREWLWLIDDDDQFAQDLCYGLQAEYTEQTIRIISLPAPAERVNPKTFKLIAGLQQAQGQIICVLDDDTSLPAYGLEQCLPWLDQAGVGLAFGLPYYRSFDNTWSSLVALFVNSNSLLTYVPYSQVSEPFTINGMFYAMRREVLEQLHGFTGLEHILADDFAVAQRVQQAGLRLQQTSMRHAIRTTVTNAQRYRSLIQRWFIFPRESLLRHLNLRERSLLFCLAIVPTLFPLVLAIVTVLRPSQRQRWFAASYTLLGLISFIQIDQAYLEQATPRRYWLFVPFLELLIPLQLIQALLAPQRIVWRGHVMDVEKGGAFRFVQRRNEESEGRS, encoded by the coding sequence ATGATTAAACGAGCGTGGATGGTGTTGTGTGGTTTGATGCTTGGCCAACGCTGCTGGAAATGGTGGCAGGTTTGGCGCTTTTTTGGCAAGCCTACCCCGGCTATGCAACACGCGCCAGCAACAACTTTGGTGAGTTTGCTCCAGCCAATTTTGAGTGGCGACCCGCATTTGGCCACATGTTTACGCGCCAATTTGAATGCTCCAAGCAGCTATAAGCGCGAATGGCTATGGTTAATTGATGATGATGATCAGTTTGCCCAAGACCTTTGCTATGGATTGCAAGCTGAATATACCGAGCAAACGATTCGGATTATCAGCTTGCCAGCCCCAGCCGAGCGGGTTAATCCCAAAACCTTCAAGCTGATTGCGGGATTGCAACAAGCCCAAGGCCAAATTATTTGTGTGCTCGACGACGATACCAGCCTGCCAGCTTATGGCTTGGAACAATGCTTGCCATGGCTTGATCAAGCGGGCGTGGGCTTGGCCTTCGGTTTGCCCTACTATCGCTCGTTCGATAATACTTGGTCGAGTTTGGTGGCATTGTTTGTTAATAGCAATAGTTTGCTGACCTACGTGCCTTATAGCCAAGTGAGCGAGCCATTTACGATCAATGGGATGTTTTATGCCATGCGTCGCGAAGTTTTGGAGCAATTGCATGGCTTTACTGGCCTAGAACATATTTTGGCCGACGATTTTGCGGTGGCGCAGCGGGTGCAACAGGCAGGCCTGCGCTTACAGCAAACCAGCATGCGCCATGCAATTCGTACCACCGTAACCAATGCCCAACGCTATCGCAGCCTAATCCAACGCTGGTTTATCTTCCCGCGTGAATCGCTGTTGCGCCATTTGAATTTGCGCGAACGCAGCTTGCTGTTTTGTTTGGCGATTGTGCCCACGCTGTTTCCATTGGTTTTGGCGATTGTGACCGTCTTGCGCCCCAGCCAACGTCAACGCTGGTTTGCAGCAAGCTACACCCTGCTTGGCCTGATCAGTTTTATTCAAATTGATCAAGCCTACCTAGAGCAGGCCACGCCACGGCGCTATTGGCTGTTCGTGCCATTTTTAGAATTGCTCATTCCGCTGCAATTGATTCAAGCCTTGCTTGCGCCGCAGCGCATTGTTTGGCGCGGCCATGTGATGGATGTGGAAAAAGGCGGCGCGTTTCGCTTTGTGCAACGGAGAAACGAGGAATCAGAGGGCAGGAGCTAG
- a CDS encoding alpha/beta hydrolase produces MQHLITADDCQGCYQAMLERYPLQHVTINGHEWEFCDTGGDLPALLILPGGLARADLAFRWLARCHQRFRVISLTYPNTIRKLADLAKNLQALFEHLQVKAAWIVAGSYSGLIAQAVLHYRPQLALGLLLSDTGVPRRTRWIWLTLLQPLVAILPLGLVRRLFWHGTQQFLQPMAASLRPFWAERLHHNIHHLQRHDYLSLLGWWRELDWHLGAARWHGKLAIIVAENDSLFGQRDQQLLRQYYPAASYQLMVHAQHCASLAQIDQYIDWALAWIEVA; encoded by the coding sequence ATGCAACATCTCATAACTGCTGACGATTGCCAAGGTTGCTATCAGGCTATGCTTGAGCGTTATCCACTTCAGCACGTAACCATCAACGGCCACGAATGGGAGTTTTGTGATACTGGCGGCGATTTGCCTGCCCTATTGATTTTGCCTGGTGGTTTGGCTCGCGCCGATTTGGCCTTTCGTTGGCTGGCCCGTTGCCATCAACGCTTTCGGGTGATTAGCCTGACCTATCCTAACACGATTCGTAAGCTCGCTGATTTGGCCAAAAATCTACAAGCCCTATTTGAGCATTTGCAAGTTAAGGCGGCTTGGATTGTAGCTGGCTCGTATAGCGGCTTGATCGCCCAAGCGGTTTTGCATTATCGCCCGCAGTTGGCCTTGGGTTTGCTGCTTTCCGATACAGGTGTGCCGCGCCGAACCCGTTGGATTTGGCTGACCCTGCTCCAACCGTTGGTCGCGATCTTGCCGTTGGGCTTAGTGCGGCGCTTGTTTTGGCATGGTACACAGCAATTTTTGCAGCCGATGGCTGCTAGCTTGCGGCCATTTTGGGCCGAGCGCTTGCACCACAATATTCACCATTTGCAGCGCCACGATTATCTGAGCTTGTTGGGCTGGTGGCGTGAGCTTGATTGGCATTTGGGTGCGGCCCGCTGGCATGGCAAGTTGGCAATAATTGTGGCTGAAAACGATAGTTTGTTTGGGCAGCGCGATCAACAGTTGTTGCGCCAATATTATCCAGCTGCCAGCTACCAACTCATGGTTCACGCCCAACATTGTGCCTCGTTAGCGCAAATTGATCAGTATATTGATTGGGCTTTGGCTTGGATTGAGGTTGCCTGA
- a CDS encoding VWA domain-containing protein, whose amino-acid sequence MSTLTYPSLPSPFEMIGPCGKQSTHRRFFMAKKSGIPHLVWWESRIPDALRKQQMVVQIADQAGSEVAILDVQSLTLQQLLDTAGSLPAQVAAQYALGLIETAEFNHRQRTALTASNQYGPSLLDLGSQGTIVPKIDPSAGQKAGPIPAQLLPINEQPSPQCDIYYIGALIAWMLSGQFAPAGNPLAMLPAIDGTLRSILQRATAANPSQRPSAQDLGQQIQDWLSGKVTPVAKKKPSHLKWLAGAIATAAIMWGVIYVLSRRDTVPNTTFGTAEANGETTDFNQGNTGDGLVQLEDIDGVEINRIDDTRFPEIDMYLSIMRPTGVVTDVPRQNVNVFQNNNPIEGFSWVNLSRVKDPLNIMLVMDTSGSMGPSKEGLTDGGLDAAKIAALDFLDHLPSNANVGLIHFGTLVTVDHSLTEDLEAVRQSITELKPEGQTAIYDALAISYTQLRRAKGQTFIVLISDGADTASKGDNYDSIVTKANKAKIPTYIIGLTSPEFDGKLLEDLQRDTKAMIYQTPSKEQLSSFYGEVAEEVSGQYRASFNIPDTYKTGDEIMLKVEVNAGDGRLVTKERKYIHP is encoded by the coding sequence ATGTCTACGTTAACCTACCCATCGCTGCCCTCGCCATTTGAAATGATTGGCCCTTGTGGCAAGCAATCAACCCATCGTCGTTTTTTTATGGCCAAAAAATCGGGTATTCCGCACCTTGTTTGGTGGGAAAGCCGCATTCCTGATGCCTTGCGCAAACAACAAATGGTTGTTCAAATTGCCGACCAAGCGGGCAGTGAAGTAGCGATTTTAGATGTGCAGTCGTTGACGCTCCAACAACTATTGGATACAGCCGGAAGTTTGCCAGCGCAGGTTGCGGCCCAATATGCCTTGGGCTTAATTGAAACTGCTGAATTTAATCATCGCCAACGCACCGCGCTTACTGCCAGCAATCAGTATGGGCCAAGCCTGCTTGACCTTGGTTCGCAAGGCACAATCGTGCCAAAAATTGATCCCAGTGCTGGACAAAAAGCTGGGCCGATTCCAGCCCAACTCTTGCCAATCAACGAACAGCCCAGCCCTCAATGCGATATCTACTACATCGGAGCATTGATCGCCTGGATGCTTAGTGGTCAATTTGCTCCAGCAGGTAACCCTTTGGCAATGCTACCAGCGATTGATGGCACATTACGCAGCATTTTGCAACGAGCTACAGCCGCTAATCCCAGCCAACGCCCAAGCGCCCAAGACCTTGGTCAGCAAATCCAAGATTGGTTGTCGGGCAAAGTTACCCCAGTTGCCAAAAAGAAACCTTCCCACTTGAAGTGGCTGGCGGGCGCAATCGCAACTGCAGCAATTATGTGGGGGGTAATCTATGTTTTGTCGCGCCGCGATACCGTACCAAATACCACGTTTGGAACAGCCGAAGCAAACGGCGAAACTACCGATTTTAACCAAGGCAATACGGGCGACGGTTTGGTACAGCTAGAAGATATCGATGGGGTGGAAATTAATCGGATTGATGATACTCGCTTCCCCGAAATCGATATGTACTTGAGCATCATGCGCCCAACTGGCGTGGTAACTGATGTGCCGCGCCAAAATGTGAATGTCTTTCAAAATAATAACCCGATCGAAGGTTTTTCGTGGGTCAATCTCTCGCGGGTCAAAGATCCGCTCAATATTATGTTGGTGATGGATACTAGCGGGAGCATGGGGCCAAGCAAAGAGGGATTAACCGATGGCGGCCTCGATGCAGCTAAAATTGCAGCCCTCGATTTCCTCGATCATCTGCCCTCAAATGCCAATGTTGGCTTGATTCACTTTGGCACATTGGTGACGGTTGACCATTCACTGACCGAGGATCTTGAAGCAGTGCGCCAAAGTATCACCGAGCTTAAACCCGAAGGTCAAACCGCAATCTACGATGCACTGGCAATTAGCTATACCCAATTGCGCCGTGCCAAAGGCCAAACCTTCATCGTCTTGATTTCCGATGGCGCTGATACTGCCAGCAAGGGCGATAATTACGACAGCATCGTAACCAAAGCCAATAAAGCCAAAATTCCAACCTACATCATCGGCCTCACCAGCCCTGAATTTGATGGTAAATTGTTGGAAGATTTGCAGCGCGATACCAAAGCCATGATCTACCAAACCCCTTCAAAAGAGCAACTTAGCAGCTTTTATGGTGAAGTCGCCGAAGAGGTTTCTGGCCAATATCGTGCCAGCTTCAACATTCCTGATACCTATAAAACTGGCGATGAAATTATGCTCAAGGTCGAGGTCAATGCTGGTGATGGCCGCTTAGTCACCAAAGAACGCAAGTACATTCATCCTTAA